A genome region from Clostridium pasteurianum includes the following:
- a CDS encoding lantibiotic dehydratase produces MNKEDYYDVLDEFITRVPTLSFNNCTNIGDMNHIKNIIAQESFREAIKVASTSLYESIDKKRFNDKVIKSIMKYYSRIMTRTTPFGLFSGVSIGRFGEKSRVAYNEKNIKKRMRVDYEWLSKLIKEIEVKYEGYKKLTLYSSKLIEKYGNKVKNQMLTCFNFNDKVRRIGQACYINNTPNVIFILSLLRNGAKYEDILNAYKYKNINIQSEVIDKFLVQLIKNEYIYTELRPPLSEFNTLEYVISRIESNNIKCDKLQELKKISSLINKYNKLGKESGTSTLNEIEILMKKVVVDAKSLIQVDATNPFEISLDENIRREVIDVSNFLVAFAKKFHSNDSLDRFKNEFIEKYGQYREIPILEVMDPTFGIGYECDDGENDYRYISDELLKNNFIKQKIINAISSGDDAVFTEEDIEIYGNKNIDTRKLPISMEMYCSVISKDISQLMKGKYRLRIGANLGSSGAGKSLGRFSDLLDDSKLMYKNIKKKENALVDNEFIQCELFNLDINPRLTNVSVTKNFRDFQVNAANTVMDSTVKNIDISDIYIGLDEENLYLKSKKYDKKIKVTTNHMLNASKLNKVTKLMRDISDGNEVLSPFSFISYVKSQEIEYMPRIRYKNTILVDRTWRIYKSKFKSTNITYGEFTRFLEEFRNKYMMPDLVYIKNSDLLLLIDLSVDKFKQILFDEFKKEDNSIILQAADLTSKWLSNNKKYYTNEFVFQFVKNTQATIPNEKFDSMINRVYPTKSNYKKLRINNVKPEVRSFGILSNWIYLKIYNNIERANELLGIELNKFIVHLEKKGLIKKWFYIRYRNDKDHIRLRLNICALNNYIEVLKEISILRYELKQKKLADKIVLDEYEREIERYGGEKLIDSAEEVFETHSIIISEFFRLTKNKQLKFDETEFAVCNVINLMNLIGIKYDTQLAIFNCIINKDFMRKEFSANRRRYVDLFNCDNEWSNLRKDNSGELVYSMLNIRKDSVIKFGELLNEIDERGELTNSKFDILMSLIHMFCNRLYGIDKEQENKVRAFTRHALYALRYIKKNKIIVS; encoded by the coding sequence GTGAATAAGGAAGATTATTATGATGTATTAGATGAATTTATTACAAGGGTGCCTACATTATCATTCAATAATTGTACAAACATTGGAGATATGAACCATATTAAGAATATTATAGCACAAGAAAGTTTTAGGGAAGCTATAAAAGTAGCTAGTACTAGTTTATATGAAAGTATTGATAAAAAAAGATTTAATGATAAGGTCATAAAATCTATTATGAAGTATTATAGCAGAATTATGACAAGAACAACTCCATTTGGATTATTTTCAGGAGTATCTATTGGTAGATTTGGAGAAAAGTCTAGAGTAGCTTATAACGAAAAAAATATAAAAAAAAGAATGAGAGTAGATTACGAATGGTTATCTAAACTTATAAAAGAGATTGAGGTAAAATATGAAGGATATAAAAAGTTAACATTATATTCTAGTAAACTTATTGAAAAGTATGGTAATAAGGTAAAAAATCAAATGCTTACATGCTTCAATTTTAATGATAAGGTAAGAAGAATTGGACAAGCATGCTACATTAATAATACTCCTAATGTTATTTTTATACTAAGTCTTTTAAGAAATGGTGCAAAGTATGAAGATATTTTAAATGCTTATAAATATAAAAATATAAACATACAAAGTGAGGTTATAGATAAGTTTTTAGTTCAATTAATAAAAAATGAATACATATATACAGAATTAAGGCCGCCTCTAAGTGAATTTAATACATTAGAATATGTAATCAGTAGAATAGAATCAAATAATATAAAATGTGATAAATTACAGGAATTAAAAAAGATAAGTTCATTAATTAATAAATATAACAAGTTAGGTAAAGAAAGTGGAACAAGTACATTAAATGAGATAGAGATTTTAATGAAAAAAGTAGTAGTGGATGCTAAATCATTAATTCAGGTTGATGCAACTAATCCGTTTGAAATATCATTGGATGAAAATATTAGAAGAGAAGTAATAGATGTTAGTAATTTCTTAGTAGCATTTGCTAAGAAATTTCATTCTAATGATAGTTTAGACAGGTTTAAAAATGAGTTTATTGAAAAGTATGGACAGTATAGAGAAATACCAATATTGGAAGTAATGGATCCAACGTTTGGCATAGGATATGAGTGCGATGATGGGGAAAATGATTATAGATATATATCTGATGAGCTTTTAAAGAATAATTTTATCAAACAGAAAATTATAAATGCAATTAGTAGTGGTGATGATGCAGTATTTACAGAAGAGGATATTGAAATATATGGCAATAAAAATATTGATACTAGGAAGTTACCAATTTCAATGGAGATGTATTGCTCTGTGATTTCAAAAGATATTTCTCAGCTAATGAAGGGAAAATATAGATTAAGGATTGGAGCTAATTTAGGTTCTTCAGGGGCAGGAAAAAGTTTAGGAAGATTTTCAGATTTGTTGGATGATAGCAAATTAATGTATAAAAATATTAAGAAAAAAGAAAATGCATTAGTGGACAATGAATTTATTCAATGTGAGCTATTTAATTTGGATATTAATCCAAGGTTGACAAATGTATCAGTTACTAAAAATTTTAGAGATTTTCAAGTTAATGCCGCTAATACTGTTATGGATAGTACAGTAAAAAATATAGATATAAGTGATATTTATATTGGCCTTGATGAGGAAAATTTATATTTGAAAAGCAAGAAGTATGATAAAAAAATAAAAGTAACTACTAACCATATGTTAAATGCTTCAAAATTAAACAAAGTAACTAAATTAATGAGAGATATAAGTGATGGAAATGAAGTATTGTCGCCATTTTCATTCATAAGTTATGTTAAGTCTCAAGAAATTGAATATATGCCTAGGATTAGATATAAAAATACAATTCTTGTTGATAGAACGTGGAGGATATATAAATCTAAGTTTAAGTCAACAAATATAACTTATGGTGAGTTTACAAGATTCTTGGAAGAATTTAGAAATAAGTATATGATGCCTGATTTAGTATATATAAAAAATTCAGATTTACTTTTGCTAATTGATTTATCTGTGGATAAGTTTAAACAGATATTGTTTGACGAATTTAAAAAGGAAGATAATTCTATAATTTTGCAAGCGGCAGATTTAACAAGTAAATGGTTAAGTAATAATAAGAAATATTATACTAATGAATTTGTGTTTCAATTTGTTAAGAATACTCAAGCAACAATTCCAAATGAAAAATTTGATAGCATGATTAATAGAGTATATCCAACTAAGAGTAATTACAAAAAGCTAAGAATAAATAATGTTAAACCAGAAGTTAGAAGTTTTGGAATACTAAGTAATTGGATATATTTAAAAATTTATAATAATATTGAACGTGCAAATGAATTGTTAGGAATAGAATTAAACAAGTTCATAGTGCATTTAGAGAAGAAAGGTTTAATAAAAAAATGGTTTTACATCAGATATAGAAATGATAAGGATCATATAAGATTAAGGCTAAATATTTGTGCTTTAAATAATTACATAGAGGTATTAAAAGAAATAAGCATTTTAAGATATGAACTTAAGCAAAAAAAATTAGCTGATAAGATTGTATTGGATGAATATGAAAGAGAAATAGAACGGTATGGAGGAGAAAAACTCATAGATTCTGCAGAGGAGGTATTTGAAACTCACTCAATAATTATATCTGAATTCTTTAGGTTAACTAAAAATAAGCAATTAAAGTTTGATGAGACGGAATTTGCCGTATGTAATGTGATAAATTTGATGAATTTAATTGGAATTAAATATGACACACAATTAGCTATTTTTAATTGTATTATTAATAAGGATTTTATGAGAAAAGAATTTTCAGCTAACAGAAGGCGATATGTAGATTTATTTAATTGTGACAATGAATGGTCTAATCTGAGGAAAGATAATAGCGGAGAATTAGTATATTCTATGCTAAACATTAGAAAGGATTCTGTTATTAAGTTTGGTGAGCTGCTTAATGAAATTGATGAAAGAGGAGAACTTACTAACTCTAAGTTTGATATACTCATGAGCTTAATTCACATGTTCTGTAATAGGTTATATGGTATTGATAAAGAACAAGAGAACAAAGTAAGAGCATTTACTAGACATGCATTGTATGCATTAAGATATATTAAGAAAAATAAAATAATTGTAAGCTAA
- a CDS encoding glycosyltransferase, whose amino-acid sequence MSYLASVIIPTYNRSNLLYETLYSLKKQNINNKNFEVIICDDGSSDDTREIANSFNNSLNIKYFYQEDKGFRAAKARNIGIENANGDICIFIDSGCIVAENFIQEHINTYTSEKDVVIGYALGFSQFNDDKKEAILKRYDRNNISGSIEELKEAKVYDVREQMYHYLGDYLKLWEAPWTVFWTVNVSVKRKFLKSCGGFDEWFNTWGGEDTDLGINLYVNEGIYKLNRNAVAIHYPHEKINNFNKNPFLAYREQIRKRRYIHNKYKLLQTLAYIYIDTNNINNFLKEYKYLEK is encoded by the coding sequence ATGAGTTATTTGGCTTCAGTTATTATACCTACATATAACAGATCAAATTTGCTATACGAGACTTTATATAGTTTAAAAAAACAAAATATCAACAATAAAAATTTTGAAGTCATAATATGTGATGATGGATCAAGTGATGATACAAGGGAGATAGCTAATTCGTTTAATAATAGTTTAAATATAAAGTATTTTTATCAAGAAGATAAAGGTTTTAGAGCTGCCAAAGCTAGAAATATTGGAATTGAAAATGCTAATGGAGATATTTGCATTTTTATTGATTCTGGATGTATAGTAGCGGAAAATTTTATTCAAGAACATATTAATACATATACAAGTGAAAAAGATGTGGTTATTGGGTATGCTTTGGGCTTTAGTCAGTTTAATGATGATAAAAAAGAAGCTATTTTGAAAAGATATGATAGAAATAATATAAGTGGAAGTATAGAAGAACTTAAAGAAGCTAAAGTATATGATGTAAGGGAACAAATGTATCATTATTTGGGTGATTATTTGAAATTATGGGAAGCACCGTGGACTGTATTTTGGACTGTAAATGTATCAGTTAAAAGAAAATTTTTAAAATCTTGTGGTGGCTTTGATGAATGGTTTAATACATGGGGAGGAGAAGATACAGACTTAGGAATAAATTTATATGTTAATGAGGGAATTTATAAATTAAATAGGAATGCTGTAGCAATTCATTATCCTCATGAAAAAATTAATAATTTTAATAAAAATCCATTTTTGGCATACAGGGAGCAAATAAGGAAGAGAAGATACATTCATAATAAATATAAGTTGCTTCAAACTTTAGCATATATTTATATAGATACAAATAATATTAATAATTTTCTCAAGGAATATAAGTATTTAGAAAAATAG